The following proteins are encoded in a genomic region of Pyricularia oryzae 70-15 chromosome 6, whole genome shotgun sequence:
- a CDS encoding C2H2 type zinc finger domain-containing protein, which translates to MDPAHPDLAAAISLSGLSVEGWPQPMPVPVQQHQHAPLYPLPDQHPPPQASGFVTSDPGFVQNGFLSSHYMPAEGDGFGVDVQFRDFAHFLDGMGLPAEWSPYFHTGGSGADGEGEDVDVDDDVDAESCPSADNANATVVTSQVPVRPDLRLGARTPFATWLPSASAANRMTATLQELAPRPLNADAHPLRVTEEQRAQLSTCLDDLGSVLPEPSFRMPSRHALTRYVTSFFEGFHSHMPFIHLPTWRILDHPLELILGITAVGSQYCFEHRVAERLFFAGKAVALHRLQVRRGSGAHWTSGGKDGGEGDDDDDRTEIIRALVTLMGFATWEPKVSLLREAFNLQTVLAQLLRESGISHDPVQDLSSTPATDSPDGIDSEDQDKAWRVWVKQESTRRSKLISFSFLHTHSIAYEVYPVLRSNEIGLRLPCSTPEWKAPTAAAWCRVRAEVVKEQLFFQEALSQLLRHSGANVNNTNVNNTNVNSTNVGSSSGASTPPQPLDPIPTPLGNYLLLHGLLQRIHILRDLSLPGLSSSPSSSLPSDEVDKLERALRAWTWGWQQAPESSLDPNNDNGPIPFTSSALVGLAYARLHCHLGPHRRLDTRDPAVVAGTLMRSPRVGRGDGGVISALLYAAHMLGIPVRLGVDRVARSQAFFWSVRHSLAGLECAVLLSKWLRSVGEDLKGGGGGAVLTDSEERIVHWVSTIVEEAYAVVDFDDDGGGDHDRGRGGPAPKDPGQLGLDVLRIWAHFFRRNAQWKFINFIGLSLEKYRELLVRSSGPVG; encoded by the exons ATGGATCCCGCTCATCCGGACTTGGCAGCTGCCATATCGCTGTCCGGATTGAGCGTCGAGGGCTGGCCGCAGCCCATGCCCGTCCCggtgcagcagcaccagcatgCGCCATTATACCCTCTCCCGGACCAGCATCCACCACCACAAGCTAGTGGGTTTGTGACGTCGGACCCCGGATTCGTACAGAATGGATTCTTGTCGTCTCATTACATGCCGGCGGAGGGCGACGGGTTTGGTGTAGATGTCCAGTTCCGCGACTTTGCCCACTTCCTGGACGGGATGGGGCTGCCTGCAGAATGGAGCCCTTACTTTCACACGGGTGGTTCTGGAGCGGACGGAGAGGGTGAGGATGTGGATGTGGATGATGACGTGGACGCTGAATCCTGTCCGTCTGCCGATAATGCAAACGCCACAGTTGTGACCAGCCAGGTGCCAGTCAGGCCTGATCTTCGGTTGGGAGCAAGGACGCCGTTTGCCACGTGGCTACCTTCCGCATCTGCGGCCAACCGTATGACTGCAACACTGCAGGAGCTTG CTCCTCGTCCCCTCAACGCCGATGCCCACCCGCTCCGGGTAACGGAGGAGCAGCGGGCACAGCTTTCGACCTGCCTCGACGATCTTGGCTCCGTCCTCCCAGAGCCGTCGTTCCGCATGCCGTCCCGACATGCGCTGACACGCTATGTGACCTCATTCTTTGAGGGGTTTCACAGCCACATGCCCTTCATCCACCTGCCTACCTGGCGCATCCTCGACCATCCCCTGGAGCTGATACTCGGCATCACCGCGGTGGGTTCTCAGTACTGCTTCGAGCACCGGGTGGCAGAGCGTCTCTTCTTTGCCGGCAAGGCGGTAGCATTGCACAGGCTGCAGGTGCGGCGGGGGAGTGGTGCTCACTGGACCAGTGGTGGGAAAGATGGCGGGGAGggtgacgatgatgatgacaggACTGAGATAATCAGGGCCTTGGTCACGCTCATGGGGTTCGCAACCTGGGAGCCCAAGGTGTCGTTGCTGCGTGAGGCGTTCAACCTCCAGACCGTCCTTGCTCAGCTGCTGCGGGAAAGCGGCATCAGCCACGATCCAGTCCAAGATTTGTCCAGCACTCCTGCCACCGACAGCCCCGACGGCATTGATTCCGAGGACCAAGACAAAGCCTGGAGGGTATGGGTAAAGCAAGAGTCCACTCGACGCAGCAAGCTTATATCCTTTTCTTTCCTGCACACCCACAGCATCGCTTACGAAGTCTACCCGGTCCTTCGCAGCAACGAGATTGGGCTGCGCCTACCATGTAGCACGCCCGAGTGGAAAGCCCCAACCGCGGCAGCATGGTGCCGAGTACGAGCAGAGGTGGTCAAGGAGCAGCTCTTTTTCCAAGAAGCGCTCAGCCAGCTCCTCCGTCACAGCGGCGCCAATGTCAACAACACAAATGTCAACAACACCAATGTCAACAGCACCAATGTGGGCTCCAGCTCGGGGGCGAGCACGCCGCCGCAGCCACTGGACCCGATTCCCACCCCACTGGGGAACTATCTCCTCCTGCACGGCCTGCTGCAGCGCATCCACATCCTCCGCGACCTCTCCCTCCCCGGCCTATCCTCCTCGCCGTCTTCCTCCCTCCCGTCGGACGAGGTAGACAAGCTGGAGCGGGCGCTTCGAGCCTGGACTTGGGGCTGGCAGCAGGCGCCCGAGTCGTCTCTGGACCCGAACAACGACAACGGACCGATACCGTTCACGTCGTCGGCGCTGGTGGGGCTGGCCTATGCCCGCCTCCACTGCCACCTGGGACCGCACAGGCGGCTCGACACCCGAGACCCGGCCGTCGTGGCGGGGACCCTGATGCGCTCTCCGCGCGTGGGCcgaggcgacggcggcgtcatATCGGCGCTGCTGTACGCGGCGCACATGCTGGGGATCCCCGTGCGGCTGGGCGTCGACCGCGTCGCCCGCAGCCAGGCCTTTTTCTGGAGCGTGCGGCACAGCCTGGCCGGGCTCGAGTGCGCCGTGCTGCTGTCCAAGTGGCTGAGGAGCGTCGGGGAGGATCtcaagggcggcggcggcggagctgTGTTGACGGACAGCGAGGAGAGGATCGTGCACTGGGTCAGCACGATTGTCGAGGAGGCGTatgccgtggttgattttgATGATGACGGTGGAGGAGACCACGACCGCGGTAGAGGAGGGCCCGCTCCGAAAGACCCCGGCCAGCTGGGGCTGGACGTTTTGAGAATATGGGCACACTTCTTCAGGAGGAACGCGCAGTGGAAGTTTATAAACTTTATAGGACTGAGCTTGGAAAAGTATAGGGAGCTCCTTGTACGGAGTAGTGGTCCTGTCGGTTGA